Proteins from a genomic interval of Enterococcus faecium:
- a CDS encoding PTS ascorbate transporter subunit IIC gives MDKLLNLFVSIVSQPSILVSLIALLGLVLQKKKFSEVIQGTIKTFVGFLVLIGGAGLISNSLTPFASMFQTALHTQGVVPSNEAVVAIALQQYGTPTALIMLVGMIVNILLARFTRYKFIFLTGQAMLYVSCLTAVILVSAGFTANLWMILLGGVFEGTLLTITPALCQPFMKNITGNNQVALGHTGNIGYASSGWIGKFFGNKDRSTEDIKIPKSFSFLRDSTVSIMLLMSIVYVALALLAGPGFVERELSNGDNAVIFALIQAGTFTAGFVIVLQGVRMVLAEIVPAFQGIAKKLVPDSKPALDVPIVFPYAPNAVLIGFFVSFFVGTLSMFAMIGLQTTVIIPGVVGHFFCGAASGVFGNSTGGRRGAVLGSAFNSLLISWLPLFILPVLGDLKIASSTFADTDYLVPGLVLGKLGEYGQIALTVGIIAFFLLVVLSSFLFAGKRTNIVSKEQN, from the coding sequence ATGGATAAATTGTTGAATTTGTTTGTGTCAATCGTCAGTCAGCCCTCCATCCTCGTTTCTTTGATTGCACTGCTTGGTCTCGTTCTTCAGAAGAAGAAATTTTCAGAAGTGATCCAAGGAACTATCAAAACATTTGTCGGATTCCTAGTACTGATCGGCGGTGCTGGTTTAATCAGTAATTCACTAACCCCTTTTGCTTCGATGTTCCAAACAGCTCTGCATACTCAAGGAGTAGTTCCTAGCAATGAAGCAGTAGTGGCGATTGCTTTGCAACAATACGGTACACCTACTGCTTTGATCATGCTAGTAGGGATGATCGTGAATATTTTACTTGCTAGATTCACAAGATATAAATTCATTTTTCTTACAGGTCAAGCAATGCTTTATGTTTCTTGTCTAACAGCAGTCATTTTAGTAAGCGCGGGGTTTACTGCAAATTTGTGGATGATCTTATTAGGCGGGGTCTTCGAAGGAACACTATTAACTATTACGCCTGCTCTTTGTCAACCGTTTATGAAGAACATCACTGGAAACAATCAAGTTGCGTTAGGGCATACCGGAAATATCGGTTATGCTTCTAGTGGATGGATCGGAAAGTTTTTTGGAAACAAAGACCGTTCTACAGAGGACATAAAGATTCCTAAAAGTTTCAGCTTTTTGCGAGATTCTACTGTATCGATCATGCTCTTGATGTCGATCGTATATGTCGCACTTGCTTTGTTAGCTGGTCCTGGATTTGTTGAAAGAGAACTAAGCAATGGAGACAACGCTGTAATCTTTGCACTGATCCAAGCTGGAACATTCACAGCTGGGTTTGTTATCGTCCTTCAAGGGGTTCGAATGGTGTTGGCAGAAATCGTTCCAGCATTCCAAGGGATTGCTAAAAAACTCGTACCCGATTCTAAACCAGCATTAGATGTTCCTATCGTTTTTCCATATGCACCTAATGCTGTATTAATTGGCTTTTTTGTTAGCTTCTTTGTAGGAACACTATCCATGTTTGCTATGATAGGCTTGCAAACTACAGTTATCATTCCTGGGGTAGTAGGACATTTCTTCTGCGGAGCTGCTTCTGGTGTCTTCGGCAACTCGACTGGCGGTAGAAGAGGGGCGGTATTAGGTTCTGCTTTCAATAGCTTATTGATTAGTTGGCTGCCATTATTTATCCTTCCAGTATTAGGAGATCTTAAAATCGCTTCTTCTACATTTGCCGATACTGATTATCTAGTACCAGGACTTGTACTTGGGAAACTAGGAGAATACGGTCAAATAGCCTTGACAGTTGGAATCATCGCTTTCTTTTTACTTGTCGTATTATCTAGCTTTCTTTTTGCCGGAAAAAGAACAAACATTGTTTCTAAAGAACAGAATTAA
- a CDS encoding PTS sugar transporter subunit IIB has product MKIFAVCQSGLGTSFMVEMNIKQALADLGADVDEFEVSHTDVGSVSSDMADYFFIEHSLKDTLTSIPDEKLVPLQSIIDSEEVKEKVTKILSKE; this is encoded by the coding sequence ATGAAAATTTTTGCAGTATGTCAAAGTGGATTAGGAACAAGTTTTATGGTAGAGATGAACATCAAACAAGCACTTGCAGATCTTGGAGCAGATGTGGACGAGTTTGAAGTAAGTCATACGGATGTTGGAAGTGTATCTAGCGATATGGCTGATTATTTCTTCATTGAGCATTCTTTGAAAGATACGCTAACTTCTATACCTGATGAAAAGCTCGTACCTTTGCAATCGATCATTGACAGCGAAGAAGTAAAAGAAAAAGTAACGAAGATCTTGTCAAAAGAATAA